GACGGGCCGCATCACGATTTTTAGACCGGGCCTCTACTTCCGCCCTGGCGGCCTGAATGTCGCGGCGGCGATCATCTAAGTCCTGTTGGGGCTGTGCGCCTTGTTTAACCAGAAATTCGGCTCTTGTTAGGTTTTTTTCCGCTAAATCTAAATTAGCTCTCGCTCTCTGTAAATCGGCTTCGGCGGCGCTCAAGGTGGCGATCTGACTTTTCACATTAGCTTCGGCATTAGCCACATTAGCCCGATTCTGGGCAATTTGGGCTTTATTTGCCCTCGCTTGCGCTTGTCTTTGCCTTAAATCTGCTTCAGACCCGTTGAGGTTCGCTTTGGCCGAATTTACCTGGCCGATGCCGGCGTTTACCTGTTGCTGTTGTTGTTCGGGATCCAATTCGGCGATTTTTTGTCCCTGAGTTACCTGATCGCCAGATTTAACGAAAATAGACCGAATCCGACCGGTAATCTGAGGGGAGACGCTAACACGCTCTTGGGCGATCAAAGTACCCACAAATTCGCTACTTTGCACTAATTTGTCGGTGCCGAGGGTTTGCAGTTTGACGGGAACAGCCGCCGGTCCGGTGGCTTGAGGGGATTGGGGGGCGCAACCGGTGACAATTAGGGAAACGGCGATCGACGAACCGATCGCTCTCGATACGTTAACGGATCGTTTAATCATTGTTAAATTTAGGGGTTTTTAGCGGAAAAAGTGCTAGTAAATCGGAAAAGGAAGAGGAAGATGAGGAGAGAAGCTTTTCCTTAAATTTTATTCTACAGAATTGATCGCCGTGATTATTAAACCTCTGGCATAATTAATTTTTGAGGGTTCAAAAACGGCAAAAATAAGGATTAAATGGCATAAAATCCGTAAATAGACTATTTAATTGATTATTGTTCATTCTTAATTCTCCTGACTACTGACTACTGACTACTGACTCCTAACCCTAACAACAATTTTTGATTTTTACAAGAGGTCTATTGTTTGCTTTGCCCTAAGCTAACAATATTACAGGTGACTAATCTTTGGGCGAGGGTGGTGTATTCTAGGCGACCACCGGCGATCTGATATTCGTCCCGGGGCGCCGGCAGATGACCGACGGGAGCATTGAGGGTATAGTTAAGATTTTCTTTAAAAATAATCCAATCACCATCTTTACGCCAACCGATGCGATCGCCAAAAGTTTGAAAATTTTCGATCGCCACTAAGCGCCCCGGTCGATTACCCGTCTCGATAAAAATGCGAAATTGGGTACTGAAACTAAAACGACCCCCGGAAGCTTCTTTCCAGAGTTGATCCATCTTTTGCAGATCCCAACAGGCCAATTTTTGCAGGTCTTCCATGGTAAACCAGCCCTGTAATTCCCGTCCGGTTGCTTTCAGCATTAAATTACGGGTTTCATCGTTAGCTTGCCGCCAATTTTGTTGAGCGAGGAAATTTTGCAGGCGAGTGTAATTAATGCCCGTGGTCGGTGATACCATTTCCCCAGAGGTGGCAGTCTGGGCAACGATCGCCGGCAAGGGATTGAGAAATAAAGCGATCGCAAGAGTGATCTGACACAAGGAA
This Microcystis wesenbergii NRERC-220 DNA region includes the following protein-coding sequences:
- a CDS encoding GUN4 domain-containing protein, translated to MRINFSLCQITLAIALFLNPLPAIVAQTATSGEMVSPTTGINYTRLQNFLAQQNWRQANDETRNLMLKATGRELQGWFTMEDLQKLACWDLQKMDQLWKEASGGRFSFSTQFRIFIETGNRPGRLVAIENFQTFGDRIGWRKDGDWIIFKENLNYTLNAPVGHLPAPRDEYQIAGGRLEYTTLAQRLVTCNIVSLGQSKQ